In one Lycium barbarum isolate Lr01 chromosome 7, ASM1917538v2, whole genome shotgun sequence genomic region, the following are encoded:
- the LOC132603464 gene encoding LOW QUALITY PROTEIN: proline-rich receptor-like protein kinase PERK1 (The sequence of the model RefSeq protein was modified relative to this genomic sequence to represent the inferred CDS: deleted 1 base in 1 codon) codes for MSTPTPGSAPAPTSPPAPPTNSTSPPPTPQAPPPATPTPPVTTPPPTAATSPPPPSTPAPSSSTPTTPAPSGSPPSPPSTTPSPPSGASPSPPARGNSPPAPSGSGRSPETPRGGGGGGGGGSSLDEGSSGVSTGLVVGIAIGGVVILAMLSLFFICCRRKKRRNHGPVDYYPPPPPPLGYKADPYGDHWQHNAPPPSDHVVSFPPKPSPPPAGASRPPHSPVHAPPPPPPPYMSSSGASSNYSGFENPLPPPSPGMVLGFSKSTFTYEELVWATDGFSNANLLGQGGFGYVHRGVLPNGKEVAVKQLKAGSGQGEREFQAEVEIISRVHHKHLVSLVGYCITGSQRLLVYEFVPNNTLEFHLHEKGRPPLDWPIRLKIALGSAKGLAYLHEDCQPKIIHRDIKAANILLDFNFEAKVADFGLAKLTSDVNTHVSTRVMGTFGYLAPEYAASGKLTEKSDVFSYGVMLLELITGRRPVDSSQTYIDDSLVDWARPQLTRALEDEKFDSLIDQRLGNDYNHNEVARMVACAAACVRHSARRRPRMSQVVRALEGDVSLSDLNEGIRPGHSTAYSSYGSSDYDASQYSEDMKQFRKMALASQEYVSTDQYSNPTSEYGLYPSGSSSEGQQTREMEMGRTKKESRGFSGSKGFSGSS; via the exons ATGTCTACTCCGACGCCGGGAAGTGCTCCAGCTCCCACATCTCCTCCGGCGCCGCCTACTAACTCTACTTCTCCACCTCCAACTCCACAAGCTCCTCCTCCAGCTACCCCTACGCCACCGGTCACCACTCCGCCACCCACTGCCGCCACTTCTCCTCCACCACCATCCACTCCTGCTCCTTCCTCCTCCACTCCAACAACACCTGCTCCATCTGGGTCTCCTCCTTCGCCACCTTCCACCACTCCTTCTCCTCCGTCTGGTGCTTCGCCTTCACCCCCGGCAAGAGGGAACTCTCCGCCGGCTCCTTCTGGGTCAGGGAGATCTCCGGAAACTCctagaggaggaggaggaggaggaggaggggggtcATCGTTAGATGAAGGGTCATCCGGAGTATCGACAGGACTGGTGGTGGGAATAGCAATTGGAGGAGTTGTCATTCTGGCAATGTTGAGTTTGTTCTTCATATGTTGcaggaggaagaagaggagaaATCACGGACCAGTTGATTATTatcctcctccaccaccaccactGGGGTATAAAG CTGATCCTTATGGTGACCATTGGCAACATAATGCACCACCACCTTCGGATCACGTTGTCTCGTTTCCACCAAAACCATCTCCGCCACCAGCAGGGGCTTCACGGCCTCCACACTCTCCAGTACACGCGCCTCCTCCTCCACCTCCACCTTACATGAGCAGCAGTGGAGCTTCATCTAATTATTCGGGGTTTGAAAATCCACTTCCACCACCTTCTCCTGGAATGGTCTTAGGATTCTCAAAGAGCACATTCACATATGAGGAATTGGTGTGGGCAACTGATGGCTTCTCAAATGCTAACCTTCTTGGACAAGGTGGTTTTGGCTATGTGCATAGAGGGGTCCTTCCTAATGGCAAAGAGGTTGCGGTCAAACAGTTAAAGGCTGGAAGTGGACAGGGTGAGCGTGAATTCCAAGCAGAGGTTGAGATCATTAGCCGAGTACATCACAAACATCTTGTTTCTCTTGTTGGGTACTGCATAACTGGGTCTCAGAGACTGCTTGTCTATGAGTTTGTCCCAAATAACACCTTGGAATTCCACTTACATG aaaagggAAGGCCACCATTGGATTGGCCCATTCGACTGAAGATCGCTCTAGGGTCTGCTAAAGGACTGGCGTATCTGCATGAAGATT GTCAACCAAAAATCATTCATCGTGATATCAAGGCAGCAAACATACTTCTTGACTTTAACTTTGAGGCTAAG gTTGCCGATTTTGGACTTGCGAAGTTAACATCTGATGTTAATACTCATGTCTCTACTAGAGTGATGGGAACTTTTGG GTACTTGGCTCCAGAATATGCAGCTTCTGGAAAACTTACAGAAAAGTCTGATGTATTCTCCTATGGAGTAATGCTCCTAGAGTTGATCACTGGACGCCGGCCTGTTGACTCTAGTCAAACATACATCGATGATAGTTTAGTTGACTGG GCAAGGCCTCAGCTTACACGAGCTCTTGAAGATGAGAAGTTTGATTCCCTTATTGATCAACGTTTAGGAAATGATTATAACCATAATGAGGTAGCTCGGATGGTTGCTTGTGCTGCTGCTTGTGTGCGTCATTCAGCAAGGCGTCGGCCACGCATGAGTCAG GTAGTCAGAGCTCTGGAAGGAGATGTGTCTCTGTCAGATCTTAATGAAGGGATTCGACCTGGACACAGCACAGCATATAGTTCATATGGAAGTTCAGATTATGATGCTTCTCAGTACAGTGAAGACATGAAACAGTTCAGGAAGATGGCATTAGCAAGCCAGGAATATGTTAGCACTGACCAG TATAGTAATCCAACAAGTGAGTATGGTTTGTATCCGTCTGGATCAAGCAGCGAAGGCCAACAGACGAGGGAAATGGAAATGGGTAGGACGAAAAAAGAAAGTAGAGGCTTCAGTGGAAGTAAAGGATTTAGTGGAAGCTCTTGA